ACAGACACCAGCACCAAAAGTGCCAGCACCAGGGCGTAAAACCGCCCCGTCCTGCGGCTATTCATATCGCTTCACCTACCTTGGTTTTGCCTGTAAGGAGGCCGGCCTCGTAGGCCATTAAAGTATTAATGTAATTAGTAATATAAATCTTTCGTTAGTAAAATTTTAACTTGGTAAACTTAATCATTGTATTCATGGATACATTAAAATCAAAAATATAAACGGGCAAATCTAGGAAATAGCTTTATATTTGGAGAGGACGCCATTAGTTTTAAAATACCACATGACAAAATAATCAAAATGCTAGATATTACGGCAGAATACTGGTCACAAGAGCACAATTTATTGAACTTTACACCCTTAATAGTCATTATCATCAATAAAATGAATACTCTCGATCAAGTATCCACTGGAAAGCCAACCAATTTGGTAACAAATTTAAGAGAAACTCGCCCGAGGTGATACGCCGATAGATTTTTAGAGTGGGAAAGGGTCTGTAAAATCATGTCCACCCCCAGAGCCAAGCCCAACCTCCTAAAACACAGGATAAAAGAGTACACACTGAAGGGTCTTGTCCAGCTCCTAAAGAGGAATCCCGGGGTAAGCGTGTTCTCGGAGGATTGGGACCACCTCATAATCCTCGATGACTGCCGATACGATGTTTTCGAGGAGGAGTTCCAGAGGAGGGGCCTTCCCGGAAAACTTGAATCCCGGCCCTCCCTCGGCTCATGGACCGGGGAGTTCCTCGTTATGAACTTCCGCGAGGAAAGGTACGATGATATAGTTTTCATAAGCGCCAACCCCTTCGTGGACAGGTACCTCAAGGGAAAGTTCCACAGGCTCATCTCCGTGTGGAAGACCCACTGGAACGAGAGGTACAACACCGTGCCCCCTGGAGCGGTGTACCGGGCGGCGCTGGTCGCGGCGAGGAGGTATCCTGACAAGAGACTCGTCGTCCACTTTCTCCAGCCGCACCACCCGTACTTCACCCTCGGGTTCAAGGACGAAGGAATGGCCGCCATCAAGAGATCCGTGGAGAGAGGGGGAAGCTACCTCCAGGACTTTCCACCCGAGCCTATCCAGGAGATATACCTATCGGAAATATACGCTCACTTCCCCGTGCGCCGACTGATCAAAGCTTACGTGGACAACCTCCAGATCGTGATGCCATACGTTGAGCTGCTCCTGCACCGGCTGAGAGGGAAGAGCGTGGTTACGTCGGACCACGGAGAGCTCTTCGGGGAGAAGGTTCTTGAGTTCGTCCCGATAAAGGTGTACGGACACGGAATCGGCAGGAATCCCAATCTTATAACGGTCCCCTGGTGGATTGTGAGGGATGAAGATAGACGGAATCTGAGGCCCCTCAAGGAAGTAAAAAGGGAGATAGCCACCATAGAGTCACGCTTCGGCTTGGGGGAGAGAACGCGTGAGGAAACCCGTCTGAAACTGGCAATATCTCGCTTAAAGCTCAAGAAGTTTCTAACGATGCCCCCGAAGAGTAGAACGTGATGACAGCTTCCTGAGAAGTTTTGGGTCGTCCATCACAAGTTTTAAGGCGTCCACGAGAGACGACACGCTTAAATCCCTCAAAACAAAGCCGTTCTTGCCAGGCTCTACCAGAATCCTCGCCCCAACATGGGGGGACACGATGACAGGAACCCCAAAGGCCAGGGCCTCGGCGACCACCATTCCAAAGGACTCGAAGGAAGACGGGAGAACGAGAACCCCGGATCTCGAGTATATTTCCGCCAGTTCCTCAGGGTTGTTGATCCTGCCGAAGAACCGGACTCTCGAACCGAGGCCGAGTTCAAGGGCCAGCCGCCGGTACTCATCAAGAAGATCCCCGTCCCCGACGACCCAGAGCTTCCACTCCGGAAACTCAACCGAAAGCTCAGAGAACGCCCTTACCAGGAGGTAGAGGTTCTTGAACCTGTGGTACCTCCCAAGCTGGCCCACGAAGAGGATCACCTTCTCCCGGGAGCAGCTCCTCTGCCTGGAGGCGTGCTCGGGAAGGCTGATTTGAGGGTGGGATACTCGTGGATTGTAGCCGTTCTCCCGCAGATACTCCCAGACCGTTTTTGAAACGGCTATTATCCCCACTCCACGGAGGGTGAGCCGTTCCAGGGTCGCGGAGTACAGCCCGGCGAGGGCGTCAAGAAAGCCGGCGCCCTTTTTGAGCCCGACGGTGTGGTAAACAATCCTGATAGGGATTCCCCGGAGCTTGGCCAGAAAAGAAGCAACGTCAGCAGCGAATGGAACCGGTGTGTGGGCGATAACGAGATCCGCCCTCCGCACCATTCCAGCGGTCTTCAGGACGAATCTCAGGCTCAGGGGGGTGTTGGAAACGATAAAACCCGGTTTAACGCGATAAACCCTGATTCCCCCAAGATCCTCCCAGCCCTCCTCTCCACGAGTCATGCAGAGCACGGTGACCTCGTTTTTCTCCGAAAGCTCCAGGGCCATATTGAAGGCGTACTTCTCAAGCCCGCCACCTTCGGGATAAAAATAGGGAGAAACTATGAGAACCCGACGCTTCATCAGGTCTCCCCCTTCAGCATGTAGATGCTGATGAAGAAGGAGAAGAATATCACAGATAACCCCAGCGTCGTGAGGGTGAGCACCAGCACGGCCTCCCTGAGCATGAAGAGGGCCCCGTACCCGGACGAACTCCACCTCATGAAGATGTAGATTCCCAGAAGCACGCCAACGAGGAACATCAGGCCACCAACGAGCAGGCCCTCCTCGAGTATGGAGTACCTCATGAAGAATCTCGTGAGGCGTGTGGGCTCGTCGAGGCCCTCTTTAACGGCATAAACCCTGGCGGAGATTCCAAACCCAAGTATCTGGAAGCCCAAAAGAGTCAAAGCGCTGCCAAGGATAAGGGTGTGGAGCCTCTCGGGCTTGATGAAGTACGCGTAGCCCATCAAACCGGCACCCAGGGCCATGAAAACAAGGGCCGGGAGGAGGAAGAGGTGGGATGGAGAGTAGAGCAGCATGAGCCTCAGGTGCCTCCACCCATCCCTGAAGGAGCTGAGCTTGGATTCCCCTATTCTCGGGTGATATCTTATCGGAACCTCCACTGTACGGAGACCCCTTTTCGCGGCTTCAATGACCATCTCGCTGGCGAACTCCATCCCCTTGCACTGCAGGGGAAGTCTCTCAAGGGCGTCCCTCCTTATGGCCCTCATGCCACAGTGGGCATCGCTTATTCCTGCCTTGAAGAGGACGTTGAGTATCCACGTGAGGAGGGGATTTCCAATGCGCCTGTGAAGCCAGGGCATGGCTTTCTCGTCCATTTCACCCTTGAGTCTGGTGCCCATAACGAAGTCAGCTTCTCCCTTGAGTAATGGCTCCAAGAGTTTTGGGATGTCCTCTGGGTCATAGCTCCCGTCTGGGTCCATCATGACGATGAACTTCCCTCTGGCGTGCCTGAAGCCGGTTAGGTAGGCATCGCCGTAGCCCCTACCCTCCTGCCGTATGACCCTCGCACCCATCGACCTCGCTATCTCGGGTGTCCTGTCGGTGCTCTTATCGACCACCACGATCTCGTAGGAAACCCCCATCTTCTCGAGGACTTCCCTGATGCGCGGCAGCACAACGGAGATTGCCTCCTCCTCGTTCATGGTAGGCAGTACTACCGTTACCTCAGGCTCCATTGACAACACCCTTGTAGTACCTTTCAAGCTGATTTGCAACATTGTCCCAGTCATACCTACGGGCGTATGAAACGGAAGGACGCCTCATGCGGTGAGAGTCCTCCCATACTAATAAGAGTTTCCTCGCGAAGTCAAAGGGATCGGGCCGGCTGATGCGGCCGGTCCTCCCATCAACCACCAGGTCCACTGAAGCGTTCATCGGTGCATCGACGACGACCGCGGGAAGGCCAGCCGCGTTCGCTTCCAGCACGGCTATTCCGAACCCCTCCCTGAGGGAGGGAAACGCGAACACGCGGGAGGATTTCACCACCGACACGACCTCCTCAAAAGTTGGGAGAAAACCGAGAAAGTCCACGTTCCGCTCGACCCCAAGTTCTCTAGCCATTCTTTCGAGCTTTTCCCTCTGCGGACCGTCCCCAACTATTCCGACCCGGAACGATGGAACTTCACGTAGTATCAGGCGCAGGGCCCTGAGGAGAAGTTCCAGGTTCTTGTGCTCGATGAGCCTGCCGACGAAGACGGCATCGTACCTCAGTTCGGGGTGGGGTTCAACGGAGCGGATAAACTCGAAATCTATCCCGTTGGGGACGAGGCCAAAGTTGAGCCTCCTCAACCCCTTAAGCCTGCGCAGTGTGTGTAGGGAAACGGCGAGGTGATTTTCCGTCAGCTTCAAAAGATTTCTCTCAAGGGCTCCTCCAACGGAAGACCCCGTGGTAAGGTACTCGTTCCAGTACTCCCCCCAGTACTCGTGCCAGGTTATCACGAAGGCCCCGGAGCCGCTGAACTTCCACCTGGAGGGGTAGGCGTGAAGGTAAGGAAATTCCTGGCAGTCCACGACGTCGTAGGAATCAACCTCGGCCATCAGAAGCCTCCACGAAAAGGACAAGGCCTCAAGCGGGTTTCTGATGCCCCCACGATAAAGCTCAGCAGGCCTACCCACGCCGTGGACGATTATCCCGTCCCTGTTAATTGCACCGCCCCTTCCCCACCAGTTGAAGG
This Thermococcus cleftensis DNA region includes the following protein-coding sequences:
- a CDS encoding glycosyltransferase family 2 protein, with product MEPEVTVVLPTMNEEEAISVVLPRIREVLEKMGVSYEIVVVDKSTDRTPEIARSMGARVIRQEGRGYGDAYLTGFRHARGKFIVMMDPDGSYDPEDIPKLLEPLLKGEADFVMGTRLKGEMDEKAMPWLHRRIGNPLLTWILNVLFKAGISDAHCGMRAIRRDALERLPLQCKGMEFASEMVIEAAKRGLRTVEVPIRYHPRIGESKLSSFRDGWRHLRLMLLYSPSHLFLLPALVFMALGAGLMGYAYFIKPERLHTLILGSALTLLGFQILGFGISARVYAVKEGLDEPTRLTRFFMRYSILEEGLLVGGLMFLVGVLLGIYIFMRWSSSGYGALFMLREAVLVLTLTTLGLSVIFFSFFISIYMLKGET
- a CDS encoding glycosyltransferase family 4 protein — translated: MRIAFIYDALYPEVKGGVERRLYELGKRLARKHEVHWYTFNWWGRGGAINRDGIIVHGVGRPAELYRGGIRNPLEALSFSWRLLMAEVDSYDVVDCQEFPYLHAYPSRWKFSGSGAFVITWHEYWGEYWNEYLTTGSSVGGALERNLLKLTENHLAVSLHTLRRLKGLRRLNFGLVPNGIDFEFIRSVEPHPELRYDAVFVGRLIEHKNLELLLRALRLILREVPSFRVGIVGDGPQREKLERMARELGVERNVDFLGFLPTFEEVVSVVKSSRVFAFPSLREGFGIAVLEANAAGLPAVVVDAPMNASVDLVVDGRTGRISRPDPFDFARKLLLVWEDSHRMRRPSVSYARRYDWDNVANQLERYYKGVVNGA
- a CDS encoding glycosyltransferase family 4 protein — its product is MKRRVLIVSPYFYPEGGGLEKYAFNMALELSEKNEVTVLCMTRGEEGWEDLGGIRVYRVKPGFIVSNTPLSLRFVLKTAGMVRRADLVIAHTPVPFAADVASFLAKLRGIPIRIVYHTVGLKKGAGFLDALAGLYSATLERLTLRGVGIIAVSKTVWEYLRENGYNPRVSHPQISLPEHASRQRSCSREKVILFVGQLGRYHRFKNLYLLVRAFSELSVEFPEWKLWVVGDGDLLDEYRRLALELGLGSRVRFFGRINNPEELAEIYSRSGVLVLPSSFESFGMVVAEALAFGVPVIVSPHVGARILVEPGKNGFVLRDLSVSSLVDALKLVMDDPKLLRKLSSRSTLRGHR